A single genomic interval of Juglans regia cultivar Chandler chromosome 1, Walnut 2.0, whole genome shotgun sequence harbors:
- the LOC108996996 gene encoding G-type lectin S-receptor-like serine/threonine-protein kinase LECRK1 produces MATIWPLLLLLSVIFTAEAQQAEQPVIRRGSLLIPTGTNSSWLSRSGLYAFGFYEQGNGYAVGIFIAGIRNKTVVWTANRDNPPVPGDVKLHFTSNGRLVLQTAQGMETGIAGNTQGAAAASMLDSGNFVLYNSDNSTIWQSFDKPTDTFLPGQKLTTDEDMFSSYSATNQSTGIFRLIMQQDGYLAMYPVGTPPRLEYGYGGVGVSGEGPNVSLNFDADGRLYLLNGTGISIMNITKGDTTKGVIYRLTLDPDGILRHYSHNMDQNGVWNVTWSNPKDKCDPKGLCGINAFCDQDAGCECLPGFKRVNKDSWASGCERNFDSKCCKSNEAVTGYTMETELRTEWQNDSYSILTSPLTQEECGEACLGDCNCEAALYKDGKCMKQRLPLKFVRRNLSDSSVALIKVGTSPISPDPGVPKESKKKNRVDILIIGVSLLSFACIILVVSGIVVYKYRVWLYRNISNAL; encoded by the coding sequence ATGGCAACCATCtggcctcttcttcttctcctctcagTAATTTTCACTGCAGAAGCTCAACAAGCTGAGCAACCCGTTATCAGGCGAGGTTCTTTGTTAATCCCTACGGGTACCAACTCTTCATGGCTATCACGTTCCGGTCTATATGCCTTTGGGTTCTACGAGCAGGGCAACGGCTATGCTGTAGGAATATTTATTGCCGGGATTCGAAACAAGACTGTGGTCTGGACAGCCAACCGAGACAATCCTCCAGTTCCTGGTGATGTTAAATTGCACTTCACAAGCAATGGACGGCTGGTTCTGCAGACGGCACAAGGCATGGAGACGGGAATCGCCGGTAATACCCAAGGTGCAGCAGCGGCATCAATGTTGGATTCCGGCAACTTTGTTCTCTATAATTCAGATAACAGTACAATATGGCAGAGTTTCGACAAACCAACCGACACCTTCTTACCAGGTCAGAAACTCACAACCGATGAAGATATGTTTTCCAGTTATTCGGCCACCAACCAATCAACAGGCATATTTCGTCTCATAATGCAACAAGATGGATATCTGGCGATGTACCCGGTTGGAACCCCACCCAGACTTGAGTATGGTTATGGGGGAGTTGGTGTTTCTGGAGAAGGACCTAATGTTTCACTGAATTTTGATGCTGATGGTCGCCTCTACTTGCTCAATGGCACCGGCATATCAATAATGAACATTACAAAGGGAGATACAACAAAAGGCGTAATCTACCGTTTGACACTCGACCCTGACGGGATCTTGCGGCATTACTCGCACAACATGGATCAGAATGGTGTTTGGAATGTCACATGGTCAAATCCGAAAGACAAGTGTGACCCTAAGGGTCTCTGTGGCATCAATGCATTTTGCGATCAAGATGCTGGTTGCGAATGTCTACCCGGATTCAAACGTGTTAATAAAGACAGTTGGGCTTCAGGCTGTGAAAGAAATTTCGATTCTAAATGTTGCAAAAGCAACGAAGCAGTTACTGGATATACCATGGAAACAGAGCTTCGTACCGAATGGCAAAATGATAGCTATTCTATCCTAACATCTCCATTAACCCAAGAAGAATGTGGAGAAGCATGTTTGGGGGACTGTAACTGTGAAGCTGCGCTGTACAAAGACGGAAAGTGTATGAAACAAAGGCTTCCTTTGAAATTTGTAAGAAGAAATCTGAGTGACTCAAGCGTAGCCCTCATCAAGGTAGGTACGTCTCCAATCTCTCCGGATCCAGGAGTGCCGAAAGAGAGCAAAAAGAAGAATCGAGTGGACATTCTGATTATTGGCGTTTCATTGCTTTCATTTGCATGCATTATCTTGGTAGTTTCTGGAATTGTAGTTTACAAATATCGTGTTTGGCTGTATAGAAACATATCTAACGCTCTTTga
- the LOC108991557 gene encoding G-type lectin S-receptor-like serine/threonine-protein kinase LECRK3, whose translation MATIMLLLLFSTIFTAEAQQAGQPVIRPGSLLTPTGIGGTNTSWLSHSGLYAFGFYKQGNGYAVGIFIAGIPQKTVVWTANRDDPPLPADVKLNFTSDGRLILQSAQGNETRIASSTEVAVAASMLDSGNFVLNNSDNSPIWQSFNQPTDTFLPGQKLTTDQVLFSSRSATDHSTGIFRLIMQQDGWLAMYPVGTPFTLQYGYGGVGVDGEGPDVSLNFDTDGHLYLLNGIGIYIMNITSGSPTKGIIYRFTIDHDGISRHYSHNLDQNGDWKVTWSNPTDVCLQGGLCGINGFCVLNDQDASCKCLPGFKHVNEDNWALGCQKNFSSKSCESNEAVSGYTMEAEPNTIWENANYSMQISPTQEECGQACLRDCNCEAALYKDRECMKQRLPLRFGRRQQSDSTVALIKVGKSSLSTDPIVPKESNKEIRVDILIIGVLLIAFECIVLAVSGFVVYKYCVWANKNISNNEQVGLGEDVAPKSYTYAELEKVTDGFKEELGRGAFGIVYRGAIWNGEKIVAVKRLDKLLAEREREFQTEVKVIGRTHHKNLVRLLGYCHDGPNRLLVYDYMSNGSLADILFKPSKQRPSCDRRIEIARNIAKGIIYLHEECEPQIIHCDIKPHNILMDENGCAKLADFRLAKLLKPDQTKTYTDIRGTKGYVAPEWHRNLPVTIKVDVYSFGIMLLEIICCRRNTDFDLPEEEALLEEWAYHCFECGELGKLLNDEVVDKKQLEIMVKVALWCILDEPSLRPSMKKVLHLLEGTVDIPIPPSPTSFLTAL comes from the exons ATGGCAACCATcatgcttcttcttctcttctcaaCAATTTTCACTGCAGAAGCTCAACAAGCTGGGCAACCCGTTATCAGGCCAGGTTCTTTGTTAACACCTACAGGAATCGGTGGTACCAACACTTCATGGCTATCACATTCCGGTCTATATGCCTTTGGATTCTACAAGCAGGGCAACGGCTATGCTGTCGGGATTTTTATTGCCGGCATTCCACAGAAGACTGTGGTCTGGACAGCCAACCGAGACGATCCCCCACTTCCCGCTGATGTTAAATTGAACTTCACAAGCGACGGACGGCTAATTCTGCAATCGGCACAAGGCAACGAGACCAGGATCGCCAGTAGTACCGAAGTTGCAGTAGCGGCATCGATGCTGGATTCGGGCAACTTTGTTCTCAATAACTCTGATAACTCACCAATTTGGCAGAGTTTCAACCAGCCAACCGACACCTTCTTACCAGGTCAGAAGCTCACGACCGACCAAGTGCTGTTTTCCAGTCGTTCGGCCACCGACCACTCAACTGGCATTTTTCGTCTCATAATGCAACAAGATGGCTGGCTGGCGATGTACCCGGTTGGAACCCCATTCACACTTCAGTATGGTTATGGGGGAGTTGGTGTTGATGGAGAAGGACCTGATGTTTCACTAAATTTTGATACTGATGGTCACCTCTACTTACTCAATGGCATcggaatatatataatgaatattacATCGGGAAGTCCAACAAAAGGTATAATCTACCGTTTCACAATTGACCATGACGGCATCTCGCGACATTACTCGCACAATCTGGATCAGAATGGTGATTGGAAAGTCACATGGTCAAATCCGACCGATGTGTGTCTCCAAGGGGGTCTCTGTGGCATCAATGGATTTTGTGTTCTAAACGATCAAGATGCTAGTTGCAAATGTCTTCCTGGATTCAAACATGTTAACGAAGACAATTGGGCTTTAGGATGTCAAAAGAATTTCAGTTCTAAAAGCTGCGAAAGCAATGAAGCAGTTTCTGGATATACCATGGAAGCAGAGCCTAATACCATATGGGAAAATGCTAACTATTCTATGCAAATATCTCCAACCCAAGAAGAATGTGGACAAGCATGTTTGAGGGACTGTAACTGTGAAGCTGCATTGTACAAAGACAGAGAGTGTATGAAACAAAGGCTTCCTTTGAGATTTGGAAGAAGACAACAGAGTGACTCAACTGTAGCCCTCATCAAG GTAGGCAAGTCTTCACTCTCTACGGATCCAATTGTGCCGAAAGAAAGTAACAAGGAGATTCGAGTGGACATCCTCATTATTGGTGTTTTGTTGATTGCATTTGAATGCATTGTCTTGGCGGTTTCTGGATTTGTAGTTTACAAATATTGTGTTTGGGCCAACAAAAACATATCTAACAATGAACAAGTTGGCTTGGGTGAGGATGTTGCTCCAAAATCATATACTTATGCAGAGCTTGAGAAAGTGACTGATGGTTTCAAGGAAGAGCTCGGTAGAGGAGCCTTTGGGATTGTTTATCGGGGGGCAATATGGAATGGCGAGAAGATTGTGGCCGTCAAACGACTGGACAAATTGTTGGCCGAGCGGGAAAGAGAGTTTCAGACGGAGGTGAAAGTTATTGGGAGAACACATCACAAAAACCTAGTCCGTTTACTCGGGTATTGCCATGATGGACCAAATAGGCTTTTGGTGTATGATTACATGAGCAACGGTTCACTTGCAGATATACTCTTCAAGCCATCAAAACAACGACCTTCTTGCGATAGAAGAATTGAAATTGCTCGCAATATAGCAAAAGGAATTATCTATCTCCACGAAGAGTGTGAGCCACAGATCATTCACTGCGACATAAAACCACATAACATCCTCATGGATGAGAACGGTTGTGCAAAACTCGCTGATTTCAGATTAGCGAAGTTGCTGAAACCAGACCAaaccaaaacatatactgaCATAAGAGGCACAAAGGGATATGTCGCACCAGAGTGGCATCGGAACCTACCCGTGACAATCAAAGTAGATGTGTATAGCTTTGGAATTATGCTCTTGGAGATTATTTGTTGTCGAAGGAATACGGACTTTGATCTTCCCGAGGAAGAAGCACTCCTTGAAGAATGGGCATACCATTGCTTTGAGTGTGGCGAGCTGGGCAAACTTTTGAATGATGAGGTGGTCGACAAgaaacaactagaaataatggtTAAGGTAGCACTCTGGTGCATTCTAGATGAGCCGTCACTTCGTCCTTCAATGAAGAAGGTTCTACATTTGTTGGAAGGGACCGTTGATATTCCAATCCCTCCCAGTCCGACATCTTTTCTCACAGCCCTCTAA